CGCGGAGAGTCCGTCAGCCGAGGTGATCGACGCGCAGCGGCGCGCCGATCACCCGAACGGCGCGATCGGCCTGGTCGAGTGCGTGCTGTGCGTCACGGACGGCGAACTCGCCGGCGTGGAGCGGCGTTACGAGAGCTATCTCGGCCGCCAGGCGACGGGCAGCGCGGTGAAGCGGGTGTTCGACCTCGGCGACGCGAAGGTGGTCCTGGTCACCGCCTCCGCCCTCGCCGACCTGCTGCCGGGAGAACGACCCCCGGCCCTCACGGATGAGCCCCGGCCGGGTGAGCGCACCTCTGCCTCGGGTGAGCCGCTGCCCGGCGAGCGTGCGCTCGCGTCGCCTGCCTTTGTGGCGTACGGCGTAGCGGTGCGTGACCTGGCCGCCACCGAGCGATTCCTGCGCGAGAGCGGTCTCCCCGTCGAGCGGAGCGCCGAGGGGGACCTCTTCGTCCCCGCGGCGGCGGCGCTCGGCGTCGCGATCGTCTTTCACCAGTACACCAGCGGCGGATCGTGATCTCGGACCGCGGCCACCGATGATCTCCTGCACCAGGAGACCAGACGGTGACCGCGGGACGGGGGCGGGACGGGTCAGTGGTGGTAGGCGTGGACCACCGCGTGGCCCTTGCCCTTGCCGATGAGCCACTTGTTGATCGGCGTCGTCACCACGAACGCGACCAGGAACGCCACCGCCAGCGCGCCCCAGAACAGCAACGAGGCGAGCCCCGCGTCCATCGCGCCGGGGATGACGAGCATGACGCCGTTGTCGACGATCTCCATCACGAGGATCGAGACCGTGTCGGCGGCCAGCGCCACCTTGAGCGCCTGGCCCCAGCTGAGCCCCGCCTTGCGGACGCCGATCATGGTGAGCAGGTAGCCGAAGACGAAGGCCAGCGCGACGGCCAGGACGATCGTCGGGCCGTCGGGCCAGCCGAGCGCGGTGCCGATGACCATGCCGAGCACCTCGCCGATGGCGCACCCGGTCAGGCAGTGCAGCGTCGCGGTCATCGCCATGCCCCAGGAGACGCCCCCGCCCCCATGCCCGCCATGACCCGCATGACCTGCGTGATCACCGTGCCCCGCGTGACCGGCAGGCGATCCGTGACCCGCGTGGTCGCCATGCGATCCGTGACCCGCGCGATCGCCGTGCGATCCGTAAGCCACGTGGGCGTCCTCCGTCATGCGGTGCGCCCCACGCGGGCCGTGGTGACCCGCGTGCTCGTCGTGCGCGGGCCCGTGAGCCGTCGGTTCGGACATAACTTGCTCCATCCACCCAAAGCGATCTAATCCCCACGAAACCTAAACCCCCCATGGGTATCAAGGCAAGCGGGGTCGTTCCGTGACGCCGAAGGCGGTCCACCCCCTGTCGGTGAATCCGGCCGCCTCCGCCACCGCCGCCGACGCCGCGTTCGAGGTGGCGTGCATGTACGTCGGCACCGCTCCTTCGTCCAGTACCCGCCGCGCCGCCTGTGCCACCAGCCGCCTGGCCAGACCCCTGCCCCTGGCCGCCTCCGCGGTCACCACCGACAGTTCGTGCCCGTAGGCGTCGTGCCGCTTGATCCCGACTCCCGCCAGGTGGGCGCCGGAGTCCGGATCCTCCGCCACCAGCACCTGCCCGCCGAACGGTCGCAGCCACTCGGGCACCGAAGGG
This window of the Nonomuraea africana genome carries:
- a CDS encoding DUF4396 domain-containing protein, with translation MAMTATLHCLTGCAIGEVLGMVIGTALGWPDGPTIVLAVALAFVFGYLLTMIGVRKAGLSWGQALKVALAADTVSILVMEIVDNGVMLVIPGAMDAGLASLLFWGALAVAFLVAFVVTTPINKWLIGKGKGHAVVHAYHH